ATACTCTCCCCCACAGGATATCTGGCTTGGTTGAGGCTGCGGTATCCCACCTGGAACATATGGCTTCGCTGCTGGAAGAGATAAAAGGTAAGGCGGTCAGGCTTAGGAGGCTGGCCTATTTCGACGCATCCGGTGAGCCTTCCACGGGGGCGGTGGCAAACCTCATCCTCGATGCCCTAGACGTCGATGTCGGCGTNNNNNNNNNNNNNNNNAAGGGTGAACATCTCCATCAGAGGTAGAAGGGGTATAGGCCTCCACTTGGGCATAATCACTAGAGAGGTTGCTATGAAGCATGGGGGGTTTGGAGGGGGCCATGATAGGGCGAGTGGAGCAAGTATCCCCAGGGAGAGCTTGTTGAGGTTTATAGAGGACCTTGAGGAAGCTTTAAGCCAACCTCTTAAGCCTTTCTAGACCTAGCCTCAAAAACCTGTTATTCTGGAGACCCCTTCAACTGGCCTAGGCTTATCTTAGGAGGTAGGTCCTCTCCTCTATCCCCTTATCGCTGATGAGGAGCATGTCAACGCCGTCGCCGCTTACAGCG
The sequence above is a segment of the Candidatus Bathyarchaeota archaeon genome. Coding sequences within it:
- a CDS encoding DHH family phosphoesterase yields the protein RVNISIRGRRGIGLHLGIITREVAMKHGGFGGGHDRASGASIPRESLLRFIEDLEEALSQPLKPF